One Numida meleagris isolate 19003 breed g44 Domestic line chromosome 6, NumMel1.0, whole genome shotgun sequence genomic region harbors:
- the SYNE3 gene encoding nesprin-3 isoform X1: MVSFCNLPNSTDLAAHIPELPAAPVSLNAMTQQLQDEFDSSVENAEAWMKAIQERLSINDNTKGPRSALEARLRETEKIRDLEPEGMLKMDLILAKADAALHCISEDKKHEVLSKLRHIKALWEETAIYITHCHSRIEWVWLHWSEYLKAQDEFYMWIHNMRVTLEPDIELQLGLKEKQWQLSHAQVLLNDVLNQSVLLETLLEEAASLFNRIGDPSVDEDAQKKMKAEYEGIRVEAQSRVKMLEKITEEHKQYSTKVNQFQSWMNDVTERLNCCIGEATKSSAEDRLKALKEIAKNIRSGAKKLKHLENQCADVIQNTSPLGAERLKDELDELRKALEKLKLLSSEEEQRLLKIQQTERAYKSQARQLEADIQEFRKDLQKLENDLDLGEREKTEDEFVAQWRKCNATRAVLAAEESKVERLKAQLKELLRFSQDVQPHADSVISAIQHYQSVKGKTSKMITDTEAQLSRLFQNPLQNFEQWKLTVQMFLETPEPALDQIEAALAESSQFKEKLMTLQLKKDLLNNILGEEKAKSFLEEVAEASNEREILHKSLLQSKSKLQNLILQHKDFDAAFARLQKKLFAIKAKLDLENEPQPNLLGKKTQLQRLQMIQDDLAELAIQMEEVDKLVQSNTTHRHEMNQLTSDIQALKRSLEMMIQQTEEHVQKHWAFNDKLSDLQQWITATTEKIGSYQGADMKQSNESRVADLERWLAEFPDKEIQLHLVEAHGQLVMENSSPEETAHVQAELDQLKESWRSLKEMATGLLKRWQLNRPVADKKKKIALVDSRHMSGPVFHCLDLNHKQEKTAKGQRKSSRVKLLHDFEEWLQGENTKLSKILAMNLSSTEEIKTCHKELEELQARVPVGQRRFEDLLHFHPVIGNSEDLEDLRYRWMLYKSKLKESMSSPIARSSEQPGIFRKKRSGGMCSFLHRVCWASLPLQLLLLFLLLLAFLLPLAEKTHSCTLANNFARSFNLMLRYEGPPPT; encoded by the exons tttctttgaATGCAATGACTCAGCAGCTACAGGATGAATTTGACAGCAGCGTGGAGAATGCAGAAGCTTGGATGAAGGCCATCCAAGAGAGACTGAGTATCAATGATAACACCAAGGGACCTCGATCTGCCCTAGAAGCCAGGCTGAGAGAGACAGAG aaaatacGTGATCTGGAACCAGAAGGCATGTTGAAAATGGACTTGATTCTTGCGAAGGCAGATGCTGCTCTTCACTGTATCAGTGAGGATAAGAAACACGAAGTACTGTCTAAGCTGAGACACATTAAAGCCTTGTGGGAAGAGACAGCCATTTACATTACTCACTGTCACAG CCGTATTGAGTGGGTCTGGCTGCACTGGAGTGAGTACCTGAAAGCTCAAGATGAGTTTTACATGTGGATTCACAACATGAGGGTGACCTTGGAGCCTGACATTGAGTTGCAGCTTGGCTTAAAGGAGAAGCAGTGGCAGCTGAGCCATGCTCAGGTTCTGCTGAATGACGTCTTAAATCAGTCGGTCCTGCTGGAAACGCTGCTAGAGGAAGCTGCTTCCTTGTTCAACAGGATAGGTGATCCCAGCGTTGATGAGGatgctcagaagaaaatgaaggcagaatATGAAGGCATCAGGGTAGAAGCTCAG AGCAGAGTGAAAATGCTTGAAAAGATAACTGAAGAGCACAAGCAGTACAGCACTAAAGTCAATCAGTTTCAATCGTGGATGAATGATGTGACGGAAAGATTAAACTGCTGCATTGGAGAAGCAACCAAGTCATCAGCAGAGGACAGACTAAAGGCACTGAAG gaaatTGCCAAAAACATTAGGAGTGGTGCAAAGAAATTGAAGCATCTTGAAAATCAGTGCGCAGATGTGATTCAAAATACCTCCCCACTGGGAGCTGAGAGACTGAAGGATGAACTCGATGAGCTGCGAAAAGCCCTGGAGAAACTGAAACTGTTGAGCAgtgaggaggagcagagatTGCTCAAGATCCAACAGACAGAAAGGGCCTACAAGTCCCAAGCCAGACAATTAGAAGCAGATATCCAGGAATTCAGAAAAGATCTACAGAAACTAGAAAATGATTTGGACcttggggaaagggaaaagactGAAGATGAGTTTGTAGCTCAATGGAGAAAATGCAAT GCAACAAGAGCAGTTCTGGCTGCAGAAGAGTCAAAGGTTGAGAGGCTGAAGGCTCAGCTTAAGGAACTGCTGCGGTTTTCCCAAGATGTGCAGCCGCACGCTGACAGCGTCATCTCTGCAATACAGCACTATCAAAG TGTTAAAGGGAAGACATCTAAAATGATCACTGATACGGAAGCTCAACTGAGCAGACTTTTCCAAAATCCCCTGCAAAATTTTGAACAATGGAAGCTAACTGTCCAGATGTTCTTGGAAACTCCAGAGCCAGCGTTGGATCAGATTGAG gctGCTCTAGCTGAAAGCTCACAGTTCAAAGAAAAGTTGATGACATTACAGCTGAAGAAAGATTTGCTAAACAATATCCTTGgtgaggaaaaagcaaaatctttccTGGAAGAAGTAGCTGAAGCTTCAAATGAGAGAGAAATTCTACACAAAAGtctgctgcaaagcaaaagcaaactcCAG AATTTGATATTACAGCATAAGGACTTTGATGCTGCTTTTGCACGtttgcagaagaaattatttgccatcaaAGCCAAATTAGATCTGGAGAATGAACCGCAGCCTAACCTCTTGGGTAAAAAGACACAACTCCAGAGACTCCAG ATGATCCAAGATGACTTGGCAGAGCTTGCAATTCAAATGGAAGAGGTAGACAAGCTTGTTCAGTCAAATACAACACATAGGCATGAAATGAACCAACTTACATCTGACATTCAGGCCCTGAAGAGATCACTGGAG ATGATGATACAGCAGACTGAAGAGCATGTTCAGAAACACTGGGCATTTAATGACAAATTGTCTGACCTCCAGCAGTGGATCACTGCAACCACTGAGAAGATTGGCTCCTACCAGGGTGCTGATATGAAGCAGAGCAATGAGAGCAGGGTGGCAGACCTTGAG AGATGGCTAGCTGAGTTTCCAGATAAGGAGATCCAGCTGCACCTTGTGGAAGCTCATGGCCAGCTGGTCATGGAGAATTCTTCCCCAGAGGAGACTGCCCATGTTCAGGCAGAGCTGGATCAGCTGAAGGAGTCTTGGAGATCACTGAAAGAGATGGCAACTGG TCTTCTCAAAAGGTGGCAGTTAAACAGACCGGTGGCTgataagaagaagaaaatagcacTTGTGGATAGTAGACATATGTCTGGACCCGTCTTCCATTGTTTAGATCTCAACCATAAGCAG GAGAAGACAGCAAAAgggcaaaggaaaagcagccgCGTTAAGCTCCTGCATGACTTTGAAGAGTGGTTACAAGGAGAAAACACCAAACTCTCCAAAATTCTTGCTATGAATTTGTCTTCCACAGAGGAAATCAAGACATGCCACAAAGAACTGGAG gagctgcaggctcgTGTGCCTGTTGGTCAGCGTCGCTTTGAGGaccttcttcattttcatcctGTCATTGGAAATTCTGAAGATCTGGAAGACCTGCGTTACCGTTGGATGCTTTACAAATCTAAATTGAAAGAATCCATGAGTTCGCCG attgcTAGATCTTCAGAACAACCAGGCATATTCAGAAAG
- the SYNE3 gene encoding nesprin-3 isoform X2, with protein sequence MTQQLQDEFDSSVENAEAWMKAIQERLSINDNTKGPRSALEARLRETEKIRDLEPEGMLKMDLILAKADAALHCISEDKKHEVLSKLRHIKALWEETAIYITHCHSRIEWVWLHWSEYLKAQDEFYMWIHNMRVTLEPDIELQLGLKEKQWQLSHAQVLLNDVLNQSVLLETLLEEAASLFNRIGDPSVDEDAQKKMKAEYEGIRVEAQSRVKMLEKITEEHKQYSTKVNQFQSWMNDVTERLNCCIGEATKSSAEDRLKALKEIAKNIRSGAKKLKHLENQCADVIQNTSPLGAERLKDELDELRKALEKLKLLSSEEEQRLLKIQQTERAYKSQARQLEADIQEFRKDLQKLENDLDLGEREKTEDEFVAQWRKCNATRAVLAAEESKVERLKAQLKELLRFSQDVQPHADSVISAIQHYQSVKGKTSKMITDTEAQLSRLFQNPLQNFEQWKLTVQMFLETPEPALDQIEAALAESSQFKEKLMTLQLKKDLLNNILGEEKAKSFLEEVAEASNEREILHKSLLQSKSKLQNLILQHKDFDAAFARLQKKLFAIKAKLDLENEPQPNLLGKKTQLQRLQMIQDDLAELAIQMEEVDKLVQSNTTHRHEMNQLTSDIQALKRSLEMMIQQTEEHVQKHWAFNDKLSDLQQWITATTEKIGSYQGADMKQSNESRVADLERWLAEFPDKEIQLHLVEAHGQLVMENSSPEETAHVQAELDQLKESWRSLKEMATGLLKRWQLNRPVADKKKKIALVDSRHMSGPVFHCLDLNHKQEKTAKGQRKSSRVKLLHDFEEWLQGENTKLSKILAMNLSSTEEIKTCHKELEELQARVPVGQRRFEDLLHFHPVIGNSEDLEDLRYRWMLYKSKLKESMSSPIARSSEQPGIFRKKRSGGMCSFLHRVCWASLPLQLLLLFLLLLAFLLPLAEKTHSCTLANNFARSFNLMLRYEGPPPT encoded by the exons ATGACTCAGCAGCTACAGGATGAATTTGACAGCAGCGTGGAGAATGCAGAAGCTTGGATGAAGGCCATCCAAGAGAGACTGAGTATCAATGATAACACCAAGGGACCTCGATCTGCCCTAGAAGCCAGGCTGAGAGAGACAGAG aaaatacGTGATCTGGAACCAGAAGGCATGTTGAAAATGGACTTGATTCTTGCGAAGGCAGATGCTGCTCTTCACTGTATCAGTGAGGATAAGAAACACGAAGTACTGTCTAAGCTGAGACACATTAAAGCCTTGTGGGAAGAGACAGCCATTTACATTACTCACTGTCACAG CCGTATTGAGTGGGTCTGGCTGCACTGGAGTGAGTACCTGAAAGCTCAAGATGAGTTTTACATGTGGATTCACAACATGAGGGTGACCTTGGAGCCTGACATTGAGTTGCAGCTTGGCTTAAAGGAGAAGCAGTGGCAGCTGAGCCATGCTCAGGTTCTGCTGAATGACGTCTTAAATCAGTCGGTCCTGCTGGAAACGCTGCTAGAGGAAGCTGCTTCCTTGTTCAACAGGATAGGTGATCCCAGCGTTGATGAGGatgctcagaagaaaatgaaggcagaatATGAAGGCATCAGGGTAGAAGCTCAG AGCAGAGTGAAAATGCTTGAAAAGATAACTGAAGAGCACAAGCAGTACAGCACTAAAGTCAATCAGTTTCAATCGTGGATGAATGATGTGACGGAAAGATTAAACTGCTGCATTGGAGAAGCAACCAAGTCATCAGCAGAGGACAGACTAAAGGCACTGAAG gaaatTGCCAAAAACATTAGGAGTGGTGCAAAGAAATTGAAGCATCTTGAAAATCAGTGCGCAGATGTGATTCAAAATACCTCCCCACTGGGAGCTGAGAGACTGAAGGATGAACTCGATGAGCTGCGAAAAGCCCTGGAGAAACTGAAACTGTTGAGCAgtgaggaggagcagagatTGCTCAAGATCCAACAGACAGAAAGGGCCTACAAGTCCCAAGCCAGACAATTAGAAGCAGATATCCAGGAATTCAGAAAAGATCTACAGAAACTAGAAAATGATTTGGACcttggggaaagggaaaagactGAAGATGAGTTTGTAGCTCAATGGAGAAAATGCAAT GCAACAAGAGCAGTTCTGGCTGCAGAAGAGTCAAAGGTTGAGAGGCTGAAGGCTCAGCTTAAGGAACTGCTGCGGTTTTCCCAAGATGTGCAGCCGCACGCTGACAGCGTCATCTCTGCAATACAGCACTATCAAAG TGTTAAAGGGAAGACATCTAAAATGATCACTGATACGGAAGCTCAACTGAGCAGACTTTTCCAAAATCCCCTGCAAAATTTTGAACAATGGAAGCTAACTGTCCAGATGTTCTTGGAAACTCCAGAGCCAGCGTTGGATCAGATTGAG gctGCTCTAGCTGAAAGCTCACAGTTCAAAGAAAAGTTGATGACATTACAGCTGAAGAAAGATTTGCTAAACAATATCCTTGgtgaggaaaaagcaaaatctttccTGGAAGAAGTAGCTGAAGCTTCAAATGAGAGAGAAATTCTACACAAAAGtctgctgcaaagcaaaagcaaactcCAG AATTTGATATTACAGCATAAGGACTTTGATGCTGCTTTTGCACGtttgcagaagaaattatttgccatcaaAGCCAAATTAGATCTGGAGAATGAACCGCAGCCTAACCTCTTGGGTAAAAAGACACAACTCCAGAGACTCCAG ATGATCCAAGATGACTTGGCAGAGCTTGCAATTCAAATGGAAGAGGTAGACAAGCTTGTTCAGTCAAATACAACACATAGGCATGAAATGAACCAACTTACATCTGACATTCAGGCCCTGAAGAGATCACTGGAG ATGATGATACAGCAGACTGAAGAGCATGTTCAGAAACACTGGGCATTTAATGACAAATTGTCTGACCTCCAGCAGTGGATCACTGCAACCACTGAGAAGATTGGCTCCTACCAGGGTGCTGATATGAAGCAGAGCAATGAGAGCAGGGTGGCAGACCTTGAG AGATGGCTAGCTGAGTTTCCAGATAAGGAGATCCAGCTGCACCTTGTGGAAGCTCATGGCCAGCTGGTCATGGAGAATTCTTCCCCAGAGGAGACTGCCCATGTTCAGGCAGAGCTGGATCAGCTGAAGGAGTCTTGGAGATCACTGAAAGAGATGGCAACTGG TCTTCTCAAAAGGTGGCAGTTAAACAGACCGGTGGCTgataagaagaagaaaatagcacTTGTGGATAGTAGACATATGTCTGGACCCGTCTTCCATTGTTTAGATCTCAACCATAAGCAG GAGAAGACAGCAAAAgggcaaaggaaaagcagccgCGTTAAGCTCCTGCATGACTTTGAAGAGTGGTTACAAGGAGAAAACACCAAACTCTCCAAAATTCTTGCTATGAATTTGTCTTCCACAGAGGAAATCAAGACATGCCACAAAGAACTGGAG gagctgcaggctcgTGTGCCTGTTGGTCAGCGTCGCTTTGAGGaccttcttcattttcatcctGTCATTGGAAATTCTGAAGATCTGGAAGACCTGCGTTACCGTTGGATGCTTTACAAATCTAAATTGAAAGAATCCATGAGTTCGCCG attgcTAGATCTTCAGAACAACCAGGCATATTCAGAAAG